The Nitrospira tepida genome includes a window with the following:
- a CDS encoding PSP1 domain-containing protein has product MVSDLIAHELAQPYPAFVRLIGVKVRNRGEVKKLNAGSVAAGPGDPVILEHDGELTYGIVHTDPYTVPFSPPMRVMKSVLRVPTVEELAVIRRQPSLSREGIAFCREQTAALGLRMKMVEVYAALDRRQITFVYTADDRIDFRELVRILARRFHSRIEMRQIGAREEAKRLGGVDTCGLVLCCASFLTDFQPVSIKQARKLGVPVDDPKLLGVCGRLKCCLMFEAMEANSLTIQPSRLISPSPSSPVSA; this is encoded by the coding sequence ATGGTTTCAGATCTCATCGCCCACGAGCTGGCCCAGCCGTATCCCGCCTTTGTTCGCCTCATCGGGGTGAAAGTCAGGAATCGCGGGGAGGTCAAGAAACTCAATGCGGGGTCGGTGGCCGCCGGTCCGGGAGATCCTGTCATTCTGGAGCATGATGGAGAGTTGACCTATGGGATCGTCCATACCGACCCCTATACGGTTCCGTTCAGTCCTCCCATGAGGGTGATGAAATCGGTGCTCCGCGTCCCGACCGTAGAGGAGTTGGCGGTCATTCGCCGGCAGCCTTCCCTCTCCCGCGAGGGGATCGCCTTCTGCCGGGAGCAGACGGCGGCGCTCGGGTTGCGGATGAAAATGGTCGAGGTCTATGCCGCATTGGACCGGCGGCAGATCACGTTCGTCTATACGGCGGACGACCGGATCGACTTTCGTGAACTGGTCCGTATTCTGGCCCGGCGGTTCCATTCCCGCATCGAGATGCGACAGATCGGCGCGCGAGAGGAGGCCAAACGCCTCGGCGGCGTGGACACCTGCGGGCTGGTGCTCTGTTGCGCCAGCTTCCTCACGGACTTTCAGCCGGTCAGCATCAAGCAGGCGAGAAAGCTGGGCGTGCCGGTCGATGATCCCAAGCTCCTGGGGGTCTGCGGCCGCCTCAAATGCTGCTTGATGTTTGAAGCGATGGAAGCGAACAGCCTCACAATCCAACCAAGCCGGCTCATTTCACCCTCGCCATCCTCCCCTGTGTCTGCTTAA